A single Streptomyces sp. Edi2 DNA region contains:
- a CDS encoding DUF317 domain-containing protein: protein MSPYAHDDRVMVSPPYMAGAGDRVADVIGPLIHLFGWKHEHDAATGHVAIDSPDASLFVDFAPLHPRGQWLTVAHHEPYWEATFSRQAPLEAVAAVTQALPQLLGDVRHADRIPITDMPLDQLAELNDWSAEDGALTSPDLYCRLQHTPGEEIAWQVEHVYFEGAPLATFTQDTPECLVRNFFAHLTAPMAVERVFSDIPLSTRHGNSALITPVRGSGVNPQIHHALAQLDRPDRPGRRR from the coding sequence ATGAGCCCGTACGCACACGACGACCGGGTCATGGTTTCGCCTCCGTACATGGCAGGCGCCGGCGACCGGGTCGCCGACGTGATCGGCCCCCTCATCCACCTCTTCGGGTGGAAGCACGAGCACGATGCCGCCACCGGGCACGTCGCAATCGACAGCCCCGACGCCAGCCTGTTCGTCGACTTCGCCCCACTGCACCCGCGCGGTCAGTGGCTCACCGTGGCCCACCATGAGCCGTACTGGGAAGCGACGTTCAGCAGGCAGGCGCCCCTGGAGGCGGTCGCCGCCGTCACCCAGGCACTGCCCCAGCTGCTCGGCGACGTCCGTCACGCCGACCGCATCCCGATCACAGACATGCCCCTGGACCAGCTCGCCGAGCTGAACGACTGGTCCGCCGAGGACGGCGCCCTCACCTCGCCCGACCTGTATTGCCGACTGCAGCACACGCCCGGCGAGGAAATCGCCTGGCAGGTCGAGCACGTCTACTTCGAGGGCGCGCCGCTGGCCACCTTCACGCAAGACACCCCAGAGTGCCTCGTCCGCAACTTCTTCGCCCACCTGACCGCGCCAATGGCGGTGGAGCGGGTCTTCTCCGACATCCCCCTCAGCACGCGGCATGGAAACAGCGCCTTGATCACACCGGTCCGCGGGTCCGGAGTGAACCCCCAGATCCATCACGCCCTTGCACAGCTCGACCGTCCCGACCGCCCCGGCCGCCGTCGCTGA
- the trpA gene encoding tryptophan synthase subunit alpha — protein sequence MTTADPLHTLLTQPRCSLGVFVPAGLHPVSAERRHLDQLAQAGADLFEVGLATEDAVLDGPVIQTAYHRALRRGNVLDAAVRAVEHAAGLRPTVVMTYWEPVRRHGPEHLAHLFASAGAAGVMVVDLPAHQAARWHEIAREAGLRAPRLIPRTTPDISLPAAVAGASGWLYAPANTAPTGYQGPLDIPALGDFTRRLRGASPLPVVSGVGISTPALAARVAPVVDAVVIGTPVVRALATAPGRAGEVTAAFAQALHTPTSTETRA from the coding sequence CTGACCACTGCCGATCCCCTCCACACCCTCCTCACCCAACCCCGCTGCTCGCTTGGCGTGTTCGTCCCGGCTGGCCTCCATCCGGTATCCGCCGAGCGCCGTCACCTCGACCAGCTCGCGCAGGCAGGTGCCGACCTGTTCGAGGTCGGCCTGGCAACCGAGGACGCCGTTCTCGACGGCCCCGTCATTCAGACCGCGTACCACCGTGCCCTGCGACGCGGAAATGTCCTCGATGCCGCCGTCCGCGCCGTCGAGCATGCCGCCGGCCTCCGGCCGACCGTCGTCATGACCTACTGGGAGCCCGTCCGCCGCCACGGCCCCGAGCACCTGGCCCACCTGTTCGCCTCCGCAGGTGCCGCCGGCGTGATGGTCGTCGACCTGCCCGCCCACCAGGCGGCCCGCTGGCACGAGATCGCGCGGGAAGCGGGCCTTCGCGCCCCACGCCTCATCCCGCGCACCACCCCCGACATCAGCCTCCCCGCCGCGGTCGCCGGCGCCTCCGGATGGCTCTACGCACCCGCCAACACAGCCCCGACCGGCTACCAAGGGCCGCTCGACATCCCGGCGCTCGGCGACTTCACCCGGCGCCTGCGCGGCGCGAGCCCGCTGCCCGTGGTCTCGGGCGTGGGGATCTCGACCCCGGCCCTCGCCGCGCGCGTCGCCCCGGTGGTGGATGCCGTCGTCATCGGCACCCCGGTCGTGCGCGCCCTGGCCACCGCCCCCGGTCGGGCTGGCGAAGTGACTGCCGCGTTCGCCCAGGCCCTGCACACGCCCACCTCCACGGAGACCCGTGCCTAA